Proteins from one Streptomyces genisteinicus genomic window:
- a CDS encoding RES family NAD+ phosphorylase has protein sequence MPKYPPPDALPGRPGRALLPAGTPVYRVHGTHRDATAFNTRPAHPFYYGGRFDGTVYEPYGYAYIGFSVGAAVCEVLLRSVPFEGGGAVRLLPRASFERRSLSFLRLAADTEVVSLMSGADLAAVAQDSWLVHAEGADYPQTRDWGHWIRRGTAPWARGFVWPSKREPSDRVAVLFEDRCGNAVLEPAGPDPVDFGTGEGERWLNGVLAAYWAQGAPRAGGAV, from the coding sequence GTGCCCAAATACCCGCCCCCCGACGCCCTGCCGGGCCGCCCTGGACGCGCCCTGCTCCCGGCGGGGACCCCGGTCTACCGCGTCCACGGCACCCACCGCGACGCCACCGCCTTCAACACCCGCCCGGCGCACCCCTTCTACTACGGCGGACGCTTCGACGGCACCGTGTACGAGCCGTACGGCTACGCGTACATCGGGTTCAGCGTGGGCGCGGCGGTCTGCGAGGTGCTGCTGAGGTCCGTCCCCTTCGAGGGCGGCGGCGCGGTGCGGCTGCTGCCGCGCGCCTCGTTCGAGCGGCGCAGCCTGTCGTTCCTGCGGCTGGCCGCCGACACGGAGGTCGTCTCGCTGATGTCCGGTGCGGATCTGGCCGCGGTGGCGCAGGACTCGTGGCTCGTCCACGCCGAGGGCGCGGACTACCCGCAGACGCGGGACTGGGGCCACTGGATCCGCCGCGGGACGGCTCCGTGGGCCCGGGGCTTCGTCTGGCCGTCGAAGCGGGAGCCGTCGGACCGGGTGGCGGTCCTCTTCGAGGACCGCTGCGGGAACGCGGTGCTGGAGCCCGCGGGGCCGGACCCCGTGGACTTCGGGACGGGGGAGGGGGAGCGGTGGCTGAACGGGGTGCTGGCGGCGTACTGGGCGCAGGGGGCGCCGAGGGCGGGGGGAGCGGTGTGA
- a CDS encoding CHAT domain-containing protein yields MRGKPYDLSAVMYEVQQLAGGLVTSGAEMDRTSALIKERLGCGTAWEAFARLYADWGTIPKGTLHSGKHAGETIVLLTMLRLDTPLDIDQRDELLAAAKAYGPQGSDWQSAVLGAAASAVLLYPTEDRQRMESDLAILDEAARMSPPGSEHRAMLELQQAMTRANLAQLGGGEDEFDKALDDAARLADIVQMDPQNRLFLDAQLAALRVQQDIRRGDAAGLAAHIDVMEAVVARLPHDHADLLRMEAYLDNARANLSLIQQQAGGGAPTRPTRRRTVDEVVDSAGSVPAGARGPSLVVSGVGRGEAAMTGRDRQGVVEAIDLLDRGLDLLEPEDPHWLMCTGALGRFHVALARDEGTPPRSRPGHLDQGIAFLRHTLRMTRGPEHPQWGPGAMVQAIAHRMRAEAERHDRRRRDLDRSEARRLGLLSLTASGWSVLLQSGTAHGAETGRRAGAQALTVAAWCLADGRADDAARALDAGRGLVLHAATVGSTVVDMLSAVGRTELADEWRREGAAGAETGPSSRLRRRVLQALADSPYRQRLLEVPSPRETGAALRAMGRAALVYLLPGGQGFPGAALVVTPDGSVRAVRLPGLDAGAPELAGYRAAGAPGRDAGGPPTAGAAPPPRDTTALARLCDWAGRAVMEPLLRELPRGWGRAPSVVLVPMGELGAVPWHAARLPSGRYACQEAEISYIPSARLLCEVAERPAPGARQALVVGDPTRDLRHAGEEAEAVRRVFYPGGEQLGPGAATPAAVKEWLGRQRGGVLHLACHGVVEQGGRHSSYLRLAGGRLPAEELTEGSDRYRDLELVVLAACRTNVSGHGHDEAYSLSTAFLVAGARSVVGSLWPVPDEATSLLMYMVHHFTAREGRPAGQALRSAQSWMLDPRREAPPGMPAEMVARVGRIDADDLVGWAGFTHLGW; encoded by the coding sequence GTGAGGGGGAAGCCGTACGACCTGAGTGCCGTGATGTACGAGGTCCAGCAGTTGGCGGGCGGTCTGGTGACCTCCGGCGCGGAGATGGACCGTACGTCCGCGCTCATCAAGGAGCGGCTCGGGTGCGGGACGGCGTGGGAGGCGTTCGCACGCCTCTACGCCGACTGGGGCACCATCCCGAAGGGAACGCTGCACAGCGGAAAGCACGCGGGCGAGACGATCGTGCTGCTCACGATGCTGCGGCTGGACACGCCACTGGACATCGACCAGCGGGACGAACTGCTCGCCGCCGCAAAGGCATACGGCCCGCAGGGCAGCGACTGGCAGTCCGCGGTCCTCGGGGCCGCGGCCTCCGCGGTGCTGCTGTATCCGACGGAGGACCGCCAGCGGATGGAGAGCGACCTCGCGATCCTCGACGAGGCCGCACGGATGTCGCCACCCGGCAGCGAACACCGCGCCATGCTGGAGTTGCAGCAGGCCATGACGCGGGCGAACCTCGCGCAACTCGGGGGCGGTGAGGACGAGTTCGACAAGGCGCTCGACGACGCGGCCCGACTGGCCGACATCGTGCAGATGGACCCGCAGAACCGGCTGTTCCTGGATGCGCAGCTCGCCGCCCTCCGTGTGCAGCAGGACATCCGGAGAGGCGACGCCGCCGGTCTCGCGGCCCACATCGATGTCATGGAGGCGGTCGTCGCCCGGCTGCCCCACGACCACGCCGACCTGCTCAGGATGGAGGCCTACCTGGACAACGCTCGGGCGAACCTGAGCCTGATCCAGCAGCAGGCCGGAGGCGGAGCGCCCACGAGGCCGACTCGGCGGCGAACCGTGGACGAGGTCGTGGATTCAGCCGGCAGCGTGCCGGCCGGAGCGCGGGGTCCGTCCCTCGTCGTCTCGGGCGTGGGACGAGGTGAGGCCGCCATGACAGGACGAGACCGGCAGGGCGTCGTGGAGGCCATCGACCTGCTGGACAGGGGGCTCGACCTCCTCGAACCGGAGGATCCGCACTGGCTCATGTGCACGGGAGCCCTGGGACGCTTCCATGTCGCCCTCGCACGGGACGAGGGCACCCCGCCGCGGTCGCGTCCCGGCCATCTCGATCAGGGCATCGCCTTTCTGCGCCACACATTGCGCATGACGCGGGGGCCGGAACACCCACAGTGGGGGCCCGGTGCGATGGTGCAGGCCATCGCCCACCGGATGCGCGCCGAGGCGGAACGGCACGACCGCAGGCGCCGGGACCTCGACCGGTCCGAGGCCCGCAGGCTGGGGCTTCTGTCGTTGACCGCCTCCGGGTGGTCGGTGCTGCTCCAGTCCGGTACGGCGCACGGGGCCGAAACCGGCCGCCGGGCAGGCGCTCAGGCGCTGACGGTCGCGGCATGGTGCCTGGCCGACGGTCGTGCCGATGACGCTGCCCGGGCGCTGGACGCCGGTCGCGGCCTGGTGCTGCACGCGGCGACCGTGGGGTCCACCGTGGTCGACATGCTGAGCGCCGTGGGGCGGACGGAACTCGCCGACGAGTGGCGGCGCGAGGGCGCGGCCGGCGCGGAGACCGGCCCCTCCAGCCGGCTCCGCCGCCGGGTGCTCCAGGCGCTCGCCGACTCCCCCTACCGGCAGCGGCTGCTGGAGGTCCCGTCGCCCCGGGAGACGGGGGCCGCGCTGCGGGCCATGGGGCGGGCGGCGCTCGTCTACCTGCTGCCCGGCGGGCAGGGGTTCCCCGGCGCCGCACTCGTCGTCACCCCCGACGGCTCCGTGCGGGCCGTGCGGCTGCCCGGCCTGGACGCCGGGGCCCCCGAGCTCGCCGGATACCGGGCGGCCGGGGCACCCGGGCGGGACGCCGGAGGGCCGCCGACGGCCGGGGCGGCCCCGCCGCCCCGCGACACGACCGCGCTGGCGCGGCTGTGCGACTGGGCCGGGCGGGCTGTGATGGAGCCGCTGCTGCGGGAGCTGCCGCGCGGCTGGGGGCGGGCGCCGAGCGTCGTGCTGGTGCCGATGGGGGAGTTGGGGGCCGTGCCGTGGCACGCGGCACGGCTGCCCTCGGGGCGGTACGCCTGCCAGGAGGCGGAGATCTCGTACATCCCGTCCGCCCGGCTGCTCTGCGAGGTCGCCGAGCGGCCGGCCCCCGGGGCGCGGCAGGCGCTGGTGGTCGGCGACCCGACCCGGGACCTGCGGCACGCGGGCGAGGAGGCGGAGGCCGTCCGCCGGGTGTTCTACCCCGGCGGCGAACAGCTCGGGCCCGGGGCCGCCACCCCGGCGGCGGTCAAGGAGTGGCTGGGGCGGCAGCGCGGCGGCGTCCTGCACCTCGCCTGCCACGGAGTGGTCGAGCAGGGCGGCCGGCACAGCTCGTATCTGCGGCTCGCCGGGGGCCGGCTGCCCGCCGAGGAGCTGACGGAGGGGTCGGACCGCTACCGCGATCTGGAACTGGTGGTGCTGGCCGCGTGCCGGACGAACGTGTCCGGGCACGGCCACGACGAGGCGTACAGCCTGTCGACCGCCTTCCTGGTGGCCGGTGCGCGGTCGGTCGTCGGCTCGCTGTGGCCGGTGCCGGACGAGGCGACCTCGCTGCTGATGTACATGGTCCACCACTTCACCGCGCGTGAGGGCCGCCCGGCCGGGCAGGCCCTGCGGAGCGCCCAGTCGTGGATGCTGGACCCCCGGCGCGAGGCACCGCCCGGGATGCCGGCGGAGATGGTGGCCCGGGTGGGCAGGATCGACGCGGACGACCTCGTCGGCTGGGCCGGGTTCACCCACCTCGGGTGGTGA
- a CDS encoding caspase family protein, with the protein MRTVYALFVGIDKYPVDRPLRGCVNDVEAAEDWLVRQPEVRPAIMRLRDAGATREAVADGIRDHLGGAGPGDTALFWYSGHGSEQPAARPGSSTGLSEALVCHDSLGAGGQPLYDSELGPMLDEIAARGVHVVAVLDCCHSGGATRGKDRDPERGEDEGATRGIDWRPWWRPEAVAGHLSPDPRRAVSSGAFSRESGFRDTGAGREPGHVLVAACRARELAYEEVIDGVDRGCFSHALLRALDRLGPAATYGAAHALAEEDVRSRRTGQRPGFRGPATGRFLHGETSGTTPFLLRLTTEGWEVNCGAAHGLRAPGGEFALLRPGAAARRAVTVTEVRTESSLVEPVGWWPAPGERDTAHEVTPSALAFSPAEVSVSGTPQELRLVADAVAASPLLTLAALGRPLTGAGPALRVKVVDGMAEVRGGAGRRLPLLPLSTLADARRIATCCAHIARWHQLYDLANPDVSLSSRVRVTVAPLVGDLRHTGTGDVVCEYTADGQEPQVRVRIHNDSPHELWCVLLDLTDGYACSPHLFDGDFIGPGRAGEARQGEPVWLRLPPEREVSRGAFTDDVLKVIVAERELDIESFRLPAWTPGLPDRGPASPGAGAVPLMPVPKDAGGPSAVPSRGPARWGTASVAIRTQVP; encoded by the coding sequence ATGCGGACGGTGTACGCGCTCTTCGTGGGAATCGACAAGTACCCGGTGGACCGCCCCCTGCGGGGCTGTGTGAACGACGTGGAGGCGGCCGAGGACTGGCTGGTGCGGCAGCCGGAGGTGCGGCCCGCCATCATGCGCCTGCGCGATGCCGGGGCCACCCGGGAGGCCGTGGCCGACGGCATCCGCGACCATCTCGGCGGCGCCGGCCCCGGCGACACCGCCCTGTTCTGGTACAGCGGCCACGGCAGCGAACAGCCCGCCGCCCGGCCGGGATCGAGCACCGGCCTCAGCGAGGCCCTGGTCTGCCACGACAGTCTCGGCGCGGGCGGACAGCCGCTGTACGACTCCGAACTCGGCCCCATGCTCGACGAGATCGCGGCCCGCGGCGTCCATGTCGTCGCCGTCCTCGACTGCTGCCACTCGGGCGGCGCGACGCGCGGCAAGGACCGCGATCCCGAGCGCGGAGAGGACGAGGGAGCGACGCGCGGCATCGACTGGCGGCCGTGGTGGCGGCCGGAGGCCGTTGCCGGGCACCTGAGTCCGGACCCCCGCCGCGCCGTCTCCAGCGGCGCCTTCTCCCGCGAGTCCGGCTTCCGTGACACCGGTGCCGGCCGGGAGCCCGGCCACGTACTGGTCGCCGCCTGCCGGGCACGCGAGCTGGCGTACGAGGAGGTGATCGACGGCGTGGACCGCGGATGCTTCTCCCACGCACTGCTGCGGGCGCTCGACCGGCTCGGCCCCGCCGCCACGTACGGCGCGGCCCACGCCCTCGCCGAGGAGGACGTCCGCTCCCGCAGAACCGGTCAGCGCCCCGGTTTCCGGGGCCCGGCCACCGGGCGGTTCCTGCACGGCGAGACGTCGGGGACCACCCCCTTCCTCCTCCGTCTCACGACGGAGGGCTGGGAGGTGAACTGCGGCGCCGCCCACGGACTGCGCGCGCCCGGCGGCGAGTTCGCCCTGCTGCGGCCGGGCGCCGCAGCCCGGCGGGCGGTGACCGTGACGGAGGTCCGCACCGAGAGCTCGCTCGTCGAGCCCGTGGGCTGGTGGCCGGCTCCCGGGGAACGCGACACGGCGCACGAGGTCACCCCGTCGGCGCTCGCCTTCTCACCCGCCGAGGTGAGCGTCAGCGGCACGCCGCAGGAGCTCCGCCTCGTCGCGGACGCCGTCGCCGCCTCGCCCCTGCTGACCCTCGCGGCCCTGGGACGACCGCTCACCGGCGCGGGGCCCGCCCTGCGCGTGAAGGTGGTCGACGGAATGGCCGAGGTGCGCGGCGGAGCGGGTCGTCGCCTCCCCCTGCTGCCGCTGAGCACGCTGGCCGACGCACGCCGCATCGCCACCTGCTGCGCGCACATCGCCCGCTGGCACCAGCTGTACGACCTGGCCAACCCGGACGTCTCGCTGTCCTCCCGTGTCCGCGTGACGGTCGCCCCGCTCGTCGGCGACCTCCGGCACACCGGGACGGGCGACGTCGTCTGCGAGTACACCGCCGACGGCCAGGAGCCCCAGGTGCGGGTGCGCATCCACAACGACTCGCCCCACGAGCTGTGGTGCGTCCTGCTCGACCTGACCGACGGCTACGCCTGCTCCCCCCACCTCTTCGACGGCGACTTCATCGGCCCCGGACGGGCGGGCGAGGCGCGCCAGGGCGAACCGGTGTGGCTGCGGCTGCCCCCGGAACGCGAGGTGAGCAGAGGCGCCTTCACCGACGACGTGCTCAAGGTGATCGTCGCGGAGCGCGAGCTGGACATCGAGTCCTTCCGGCTGCCCGCGTGGACGCCCGGACTCCCCGACCGGGGGCCCGCGTCACCCGGAGCCGGGGCCGTGCCCCTGATGCCCGTGCCGAAGGACGCGGGCGGCCCGTCCGCCGTCCCGTCGCGCGGCCCCGCCCGCTGGGGCACCGCGTCGGTCGCGATCCGCACCCAGGTGCCCTGA